TTATTAGTATATCAAATATTTGTTGATATGTCAACTGTTTTTTTGTTTTTTTATCGCCGTCACCAGCGACAGCAATTAATATATTAATATATTTTCAACCTCAAGTCAACAGTTAATATATCGAATTTATTTAGTTAATCCTATTCCCTTTATTTTTATGTCCGTCTTAATATCTATATTAATTTCAGGGAATACTTCATTCCAGTCAGTTCTTTCATAATAATCAGGATACTTTACCCTCACATACTCACTTAAATTAAGTCCATCTACTTTAAACTCCTTTTGTAGCTTTTCAATTAACTCTAGCATATTTTTTTTCAAGTATTCCTCACTTCTCTTTTCTATATTTTCTATTTCTTTTTCATCTATTTTTTTCTCAGGTGGTTCCAATTCGAATATATTTGCTTCAGATTTAGTAAATATTTTTATATTCACATTATTATCCTCTATATTTACATCTATCTTTCTGCTTTTAGGAAAGAGCTTTAATGATATAACTTCACGTATTTCTTTTTTCGGGTTAGCTGACCCAATATCTATGGAACCTCTCTCTAGGGAACCCCTAAGCTGTAACAACGGTAAAATATAATCTTTATCCAATGTCCCCACTATTCTTCCTTTTTTAAAAAAAGATATTCTGTTTAATAATATTTCATCTTTATTTTTACCTAATTCTATATATGGTAGTACTAAGCTAGAGTATCTTTCATTTAATTTGTTAACTATACCCCTCAATGTATACTCTGAAATATTAACCTTTCTTTCTTCTGTTTCAATAAGGTCTGATATAAACATTGCCGTATTAGGATTTGAACGTATCTTCGTAGTAAAATAGTCTTGAGCTCTACCTTTAGTTATAGCTACAGCTATTTGACTACCTATTTCTGCATTTCTGATAAATAAATCCAAATATTTTCTAATATCCTTTCTAGCTACCTCTTCAGAAAATAATAAAATCATAGTATGACTTATAGCCACTTCTCTATAAGTTTTGTTACGAATGTGTTGTAGGGCCTTGCCTATATTATTTCCTTCACCTGAAAAGCTTATATACGGTTCTTCAGCCTTTTCTATAACTGATGGTCCAAAGGCTGTA
This sequence is a window from Caldisalinibacter kiritimatiensis. Protein-coding genes within it:
- a CDS encoding Ger(x)C family spore germination protein → MYRKITLFMLMTLLVIITGCWDSMLVEDVFIVTGLGIDISEDNSNLITVTAFGPSVIEKAEEPYISFSGEGNNIGKALQHIRNKTYREVAISHTMILLFSEEVARKDIRKYLDLFIRNAEIGSQIAVAITKGRAQDYFTTKIRSNPNTAMFISDLIETEERKVNISEYTLRGIVNKLNERYSSLVLPYIELGKNKDEILLNRISFFKKGRIVGTLDKDYILPLLQLRGSLERGSIDIGSANPKKEIREVISLKLFPKSRKIDVNIEDNNVNIKIFTKSEANIFELEPPEKKIDEKEIENIEKRSEEYLKKNMLELIEKLQKEFKVDGLNLSEYVRVKYPDYYERTDWNEVFPEINIDIKTDIKIKGIGLTK